From the Paenibacillus sp. MMS20-IR301 genome, the window TGCGCAAGGAACCGGATCAGGAGCTTGCGGATGCACTGGTCCGCCGGTTATGCCAGCTGCTGGATGCTGGGGATTTCTTCGGGCGGCATGCCCTGCTGCCGCCGCTGGAGAAGCTGGAGAAGCTGTACCTGGCGTCCTCTGAGGATAAGAGCCAGTCCGAATTCAACTGTGCGGTATCACCGAAGGTACGCCAGCAGGTGCCGCTGCTCTTTCAGGCGATGGCAGGAGTGATGGAAGAGCAGACCGGGTTTATGATCCAGAGCACAGCTGAGATTAACGGCGAGGGCTTCGGGCGGGGGCTGCTGTACAGCGGCCGGGTCATTCTGGTGCTCCGGAGCCTGCGGGCCGGATTTCCCTTCCCGTTCACTTCGGCCGAGAAGACCATCCGTTACGGGGCCGAGTGTATAGAGGAAGGGCTGGCTTTTCTGGACAAATATAAAGAAATAACCTCACAGCACGGGCTGCTTAGCCTGGAGGGGTAGAGCAGGGATCCGTACTTGAATCAATCACAGGGGGAGTCAGGAATGGAGCAGCTTGCCGGAGAGTTGGAGCTAGAGCGGTATGCCCGGCAGCTGAAGCTGCTCGGGGAAGACGGGCAGAAGGCACTGAAGGAAGCGGTGGTGATGGTGGCCGGGATCGGCGGACTTGGCGGAACGGCTGCGCTATACCTGGCAGCCGCCGGCGTCGGCAAGCTTATCCTCGCTCATGAGGGAATCATCCTGGCCCCGGATCTGAACCGGCAAATTCTGATGGACAGCGGCCATCTGGGCCAGGAGCGGATGAGCACGGCCGTTGCCCGGCTGAAGCAGCTGAATCCGCATGTGGAGATTGAAGGCTATAATTCCAGAATTGAAGCTCACGCGGCCAGACCCTGGGTGGAGGCTGCTGATATAGTCATTGATGCGCGGTATGATTTCCCTGAGCGGTATGCCCTGAACCGCCTCTGTGTTGAGATGAATACGCCTATGGTGGAAGCGGCCATGTACGGTTTTGAGATATCGCTCACGACTGTAATTCCGGGATTAACACCTTGCCTCGAATGCCTCTATCCGGATGTGCAGCCGCAGTGGGAGCCGTTCGGGTTCCCCGTGCTCGGGGCAACCTCCGGGATTGCAGGTTGTCTCGCTGCGCTGGAGGCCGTAAAATGGATTACAGGGGTAGGGACAACTTATGCGGGCGTAATGCATCGCTTCAGCTCACTCGACTTCGCCTGTTATAGCGTCCGTATTACCCGTAATCCGAATTGCGCTTGCTGCGGAGAAGGAGGTACACCGTGAAAAGTCTCAAGCTATGTGACACGACACTGCGGGATGGTGAACAGGCGGCTGGAGTTTCATTCACGAGGGCGGAAAAGCTGGAAATCGCAAAGTTGCTGTCGGAGTGCGGAGTAGAGCAGGCTGAGGTAGGGATTCCTGCCATGGGTAAACGGGAGCAGGAGGATATTGCAGCCATCGCTGAGCTGGGCTTGCCCATGAAGCTGATGACCTGGAACCGCTCGGTCCCCGGTGATATTGACAAGGCCAGGGCTACGGGAGTTAGCTGGAGTCATATCTCGCTTCCTGTGTCAGAGATTCAGCTGCAGGGTAAGCTCGGGCTGTCCCCTGCGGAAGGCCTGAACAAGCTGCTGCGCGCAGCAGAGTACGGGCTTAGGATGAACATGACGGTGTCGGTCGGTATGGAGGATTCCTCCAGAGCGGATATGGATTTTCTGATCCAGGTGGTGAACCGTTTATATCTGGAAGGTGTCCGCAGATTCCGCTACGCGGATACCGTCTCGGTGCATCATCCGGGGGGGATGGCGGAGCGGATCAGCAGGCTGCTCGGAGCTGTGCCTGCTGATGTAGAGCTTGAGGTGCACTGCCATAATGATTTCGGGCTGGCCTG encodes:
- a CDS encoding DUF269 domain-containing protein, producing the protein MEPMANENAALQEREFTGTAAIRPRSRKVRKEPDQELADALVRRLCQLLDAGDFFGRHALLPPLEKLEKLYLASSEDKSQSEFNCAVSPKVRQQVPLLFQAMAGVMEEQTGFMIQSTAEINGEGFGRGLLYSGRVILVLRSLRAGFPFPFTSAEKTIRYGAECIEEGLAFLDKYKEITSQHGLLSLEG
- a CDS encoding HesA/MoeB/ThiF family protein → MNQSQGESGMEQLAGELELERYARQLKLLGEDGQKALKEAVVMVAGIGGLGGTAALYLAAAGVGKLILAHEGIILAPDLNRQILMDSGHLGQERMSTAVARLKQLNPHVEIEGYNSRIEAHAARPWVEAADIVIDARYDFPERYALNRLCVEMNTPMVEAAMYGFEISLTTVIPGLTPCLECLYPDVQPQWEPFGFPVLGATSGIAGCLAALEAVKWITGVGTTYAGVMHRFSSLDFACYSVRITRNPNCACCGEGGTP
- a CDS encoding homocysteine methyltransferase yields the protein MKSLKLCDTTLRDGEQAAGVSFTRAEKLEIAKLLSECGVEQAEVGIPAMGKREQEDIAAIAELGLPMKLMTWNRSVPGDIDKARATGVSWSHISLPVSEIQLQGKLGLSPAEGLNKLLRAAEYGLRMNMTVSVGMEDSSRADMDFLIQVVNRLYLEGVRRFRYADTVSVHHPGGMAERISRLLGAVPADVELEVHCHNDFGLACANTLSGIAAGAVWASTTVAGIGERTGNAAMEEVAMAWRYLYGGECAVRLDLLKGLADRVIAASGRNVGDAKPIVGRLAFTHESGIHVDGLRKEQATYQSFDPAELGRAHRFVLGKHSGSGGVTHVLEQRGLEVSADTAGRLLEKVRDYAEKRKGTVPEYMLVQWLMEEQQRAQNAV